A stretch of Brassica napus cultivar Da-Ae chromosome C6, Da-Ae, whole genome shotgun sequence DNA encodes these proteins:
- the LOC106435300 gene encoding putative F-box protein At3g24580, with translation MTDLKSVRLTCKTWNALSKDSSFTTKHLARQAKLAAANDEFLLVLMMDYEILLVSVNFDENADAFMREVGALINLDGSDQIDICEVFHCNGLLLCISDDNTRLLVWNPYWGQSQWINPIHNSDRLNRYMYALGYDKSTNSHKILSFVDYTILNHFDYDAPPTAVTFAEYNWILDYDRHVSIEGNTYWFAKNKASREEGCCLLCFDFTREIFGAPLPLPPFLWDTKSTLSLSSVRDEQVAILFQRLGTLMEIWVTTKIEPDTVLWSSKVFLDVNITNFHFPFTHASFFIDVEKKLAVVFSKDKEGLMDLIEFCNSKVIN, from the exons ATGACAGATCTAAAAAGTGTCCGACTAACTTGCAAAACGTGGAACGCCTTATCTAAAGACAGCAGCTTCACAACAAAGCACCTTGCTCGTCAAGCAAAATTAGCAGCAGCAAATGACGAGTTTCTGTTGGTCTTGATGATGGATTACGAGATTCTTTTGGTCAGCGTCAATTTTGACGAGAACGCCGACGCGTTCATGCGTGAAGTAGGCGCACTTATTAACCTAGACGGTTCAGATCAAATCGATATATGCGAAGTCTTTCACTGCAACGGTTTATTATTATGCATCTCTGATGACAACACTAGGCTACTCGTTTGGAACCCTTATTGGGGACAGAGCCAGTGGATCAACCCCATACATAACTCCGACAGGTTGAACAGGTATATGTATGCTCTGGGATACGACAAGAGCACCAACTCCCACAAAATCTTGAGCTTTGTCGATTACACAATCTTGAACCATTTTGATTACGATGCTCCTCCTACCGCTGTTACTTTCGCTGAGTACA ACTGGATTCTAGATTATGACCGTCACGTCTCTATCGAAGGAAACACGTACTGGTTTGCTAAAAACAAGGCTTCAAGAGAAGAAGGTTGTTGTTTACTCTGTTTTGATTTCACAAGAGAAATATTTGGGGCCCCTTTGCCTCTGCCGCCGTTTCTATGGGATACTAAAAGTACTCTCTCTCTATCTAGTGTTAGAGACGAGCAGGTTGCGATTTTGTTTCAGAGGTTGGGTACATTGATGGAGATTTGGGTTACGACTAAGATTGAGCCCGACACGGTCTTGTGGAGTAGCAAGGTGTTCTTAGACGTGAACATCACTAACTTTCATTTTCCGTTTACACATGCGAGTTTCTTCATTGACGTGGAGAAGAAACTTGCTGTTGTTTTTAGTAAAGACAAAGAAGGTTTGATGGATCTGATAGAATTTTGTAATTCGAAAGTGATAAACTGA
- the LOC106435307 gene encoding putative zinc finger protein At1g68190, whose translation MERLCEVCKAYRAVVYCIADAASLCLTCDAKVHSANALSGRHLRTLLCGFCKNQPCVVRCLDHKMFLCNGCNEKIHGVVSSKHVRHDVRCYTGCPSAKDFAVMWGFRVMDNDVSLEKSFAMAKPKVQREAGFVLEQILELEKLQLREENKVLPLTEHADPFPLELPKKSEECLVDLPQTGKDLIVDFSHLSSSSTLGDSFWECKSPFNKNNQLWHQNLQDIGVCEDTACDDDDFHIPDIDLTFQNFEELFGADPDPTTDNYKLCEMNTFSSPSSKPASSSLSFSRSNGGGSSKTHYSHNHSEEAISICSPFSNNVRQKAISRLKEKKRARTEEKQV comes from the exons ATGGAAAGATTATGTGAGGTTTGCAAAGCGTATAGAGCAGTGGTTTATTGTATAGCAGATGCAGCGAGTCTGTGTCTAACATGTGATGCAAAGGTTCATTCAGCTAATGCACTCTCAGGGAGACATTTACGCACGCTTTTATGCGGTTTTTGTAAGAATCAGCCTTGTGTCGTCCGATGTTTGGATCACAAGATGTTTCTTTGTAACGGATGTAATGAAAAGATTCATGGTGTTGTCTCCTCTAAGCATGTTAGACACGATGTGAGGTGTTATACGGGTTGTCCTTCTGCCAAAGATTTCGCGGTTATGTGGGGTTTTCGAGTTATGGATAATGATGTTTCGTTGGAGAAGTCTTTCGCGATGGCTAAACCTAAG gTGCAAAGAGAAGCTGGTTTTGTCTTGGAACAGATTCTTGAATTGGAGAAGCTGCAGCTCAGGGAAGAGAATAAAGTTTTGCCCTTGACAGAACATGCTGATCCATTTCCACTAGAGCTTCCAAAGAAATCTGAAGAATGCTTAGTAGATCTTCCTCAGACCGGAAAAGATCTGATTGTTGACTTTTCACACTTGTCCTCGTCTTCCACACTTGGTGATTCCTTTTGGGAATGCAAAAGCCCATTTAATAAGAACAATCAG TTGTGGCATCAAAACCTACAAGACATTGGAGTTTGTGAAGATACAGCTTGTGATGACGATGACTTCCACATACCTGACATTGATCTCACTTTTCAAAACTTTGAAGAACTTTTTGGAGCTGATCCAGATCCAACAACAGACAATTATAAATTGTGTGAG ATGAACACCTTTTCTTCACCTTCATCCAAACCAGCTTCATCATCTCTTTCATTCTCAAGATCCAATGGTGGAGGAAGCAGCAAAACGCATTACTCTCACAATCACTCAGAGGAAGCAATCTCTATTTGTTCCCCTTTCTCTAACAATGTACGTCAAAAGGCTATCTCAAGgcttaaggagaagaagagagcaaGAAC GGAGGAGAAACAAGTTTAG
- the LOC106435301 gene encoding uncharacterized protein LOC106435301, whose protein sequence is MGGEGEDLEPLFDYHRVQPSNFVCIDDDDDSDVSEVPVKKRSKTSHTVVKKDEDVKVIEIACDDDWLPPPPKVVFDKRKESGEDSTIKALRSKKMELMSFTKTAVDVMQEAQDSAKKEAQVSLKTSSEATPAQALPGPPINDRAKIVITIQDKDGQKQFRVFADEKFERVFKMYTDKEKLDPQNLVFTFDGDKIDPSTTPSNLEMEDGDMIEVHTKKR, encoded by the exons ATG GGAGGTGAAGGAGAGGATCTAGAGCCGCTCTTCGATTATCATCGCGTTCAGCCATCGAATTTCGTTTGCATTGACG ACGATGATGATTCTGATGTCTCCGAGGTTCCTGTTAAGAAGAGATCAAAAACTTCTCACACA gttgtaaagaaagatgaagatgtGAAAGTGATTGAAATAGCGTGTGATGACGATTGGTTGCCTCCACCGCCAAAGGTTGTCTTCGATAAACGCAAAGAGTCCGGTGAAGATTCTACCATTAAAGCTTTGAG GTCAAAGAAGATGGAGCTTATGTCATTCACGAAAACTGCAGTAGATGTGATGCAGGAAGCACAGGACTCTGCTAAAAAAGAAGCTCAAGTATCGCTCAAAACATCCTCAGAGGCTACTCCTGCTCAGGCACTACCAGGGCCGCCTATTAATGACAGAGCCAAGATTGTCATTACGATACAGGACAAAGATGGACAGAAGCAATTCCGGGTGTTTGCG GACGAGAAGTTCGAGCGTGTTTTCAAAATGTATACGGATAAAGAAAAGCTCGACCCGCAAAATCTTGTATTTACTTTTGACGGTGACAAGATTGATCCATCGACCACTCCTTCTAACCTCGAGATGGAGGACGGTGATATGATTGAAGTACACACCAAAAAGAGATGA
- the LOC106435299 gene encoding uncharacterized protein LOC106435299, with protein MGATDMSSSPVSLEQLQDLMPFDECISSNHAAFLKGRSLGENVLLSSELIRDYTKSTCQRSSMLKVDIRKAFDTVCWDFVMKVMEAQNFPPLFRTWVKECITSPRYSMSINGELVSFFRGKKGLRQGDGISPYLFIMVMEVLSKILEKAVEDGKIRHSLTGISSVMDDFKRISGLEMNPAKSEIFFGGYADIEASVLSDLSGFKLGTFPTRHLGLPLKPGLRLSLATLQPLIDKIIGKIRLIASQIYGLVNFWSAVFVLPKAFYAKIDSICVGFLWRNNTESARGSRVAWNDICKPKSEGGLGIRLLEDFETVFRLKRESGHQSATIRSMLQLRPVLKEYMYCNIGNGENAAFWFDNWTIIGPLLEFAGQGGPRAMRVKKEAKVIDATRQGSWFLPPARSDQHHMIQAEITTIQPPNASHGSDQFLWRKSDGTFGPVFSSKVTWEYLRYIPRNSFMALLALLRRMPTRDRLRRWGMDVPSVCVLCSTSSETHHHLFFECEYSSTLWQAFASQIWTNPPNDLHSAASWILQLSRQSNANVIRLIKHIFQASIYLLWKERNARIFTAVSTTPRIIHHALDRLLRDRLLSIKAAPPPAQSPLQFYLSIYRPP; from the exons ATGGGTGCTACTGATATGTCCTCCTCTCCTGTCTCTCTTGAACAGCTTCAAGATCTTATGCCTTTCGAT GAGTGTATAAGCAGCAACCATGCAGCGTTCCTAAAAGGAAGAAGTCTAGGAGAAAACGTGCTACTCTCGTCTGAGCTCATAAGAGATTACACAAAGTCTACGTGTCAAAGGAGCTCAATGCTTAAAGTTGATATAAGGAAGGCATTCGACACGGTTTGCTGGGATTTTGTGATGAAAGTGATGGAAGCCCAGAATTTTCCTCCTTTGTTCAGAACTTGGGTTAAAGAGTGTATCACTTCACCTCGATACTCGATGTCTATAAATGGAGAGCTTGTGAGTTTTTTCAGGGGAAAAAAGGGCCTACGACAAGGTGATGGTATCTCTCCGTACTTGTTCATTATGGTGATGGAAGTCCTATCAAAAATCTTAGAAAAGGCGGTTGAAGATGGCAAAATCAG ACACTCCTTGACGGGTATTTCTTCGGTAATGGATGACTTCAAGAGGATAAGTGGTCTTGAAATGAATCCTGCCAAATCAGAAATATTTTTTGGTGGTTATGCTGATATCGAAGCATCAGTACTAAGTGATCTATCTGGATTCAAGCTTGGTACATTCCCAACAAGGCATCTGGGTCTCCCACTGAAACCAGGACTCCGCCTGTCTCTTGCAACTCTGCAGCCTCTCATTGACAAAATTATCG GAAAGATCAGGCTTATAGCATCTCAAATCTATGGACTTGTTAACTTCTGGAGTGCGGTTTTTGTTCTCCCTAAAGCCTTCTATGCAAAGATTGATTCTATATGTGTTGGCTTTCTATGGAGGAATAATACGGAATCAGCAAGAGGGTCTCGTGTTGCTTGGAATGATATATGCAAACCCAAGAGTGAGGGGGGTCTTGGTATCAGATTGTTGGAGGATTTTGAAACTGTTTTCAGGCTGAAACGA GAATCAGGTCATCAGTCTGCAACAATTCGAAGTATGCTCCAATTAAGACCAGTTTTAAAAGAGTATATGTACTGCAATATTGGAAATGGAGAGAATGCTGCTTTCTGGTTCGATAATTGGACCATTATTGGACCGTTACTTGAATTTGCAGGACAAGGAGGCCCGAGAGCAATGAGAGTTAAAAAGGAAGCTAAAGTAATTGATGCCACACGTCAAGGGTCCTGGTTTTTGCCTCCGGCTCGTTCGGATCAACATCATATGATTCAGGCTGAGATAACTACCATACAACCGCCAAATGCTTCTCATGGCTCAGATCAATTTCTTTGGCGTAAATCAGATGGGACTTTTGGTCCGGTTTTCTCTTCTAAGGTCACGTGGGAGTACCTCCGT TATATCCCTAGGAACTCATTTATGGCTTTGTTAGCTCTATTAAGGAGGATGCCAACAAGAGATAGGCTACGTCGTTGGGGTATGGACGTACCTTCAGTCTGTGTACTCTGTTCTACCAGCAGTGAAACACATCACCATCTTTTCTTTGAGTGTGAATATTCTTCTACTCTATGGCAAGCTTTTGCGTCTCAAATCTGGACCAACCCGCCTAATGATTTGCATTCAGCAGCATCATGGATTCTCCAACTGTCTCGGCAGTCTAATGCCAATGTCATCCGCTTAATCAAGCATATATTTCAGGCCTCTATCTACCTGTTATGGAAAGAGAGGAATGCTCGTATCTTCACAGCGGTCTCTACTACACCACGCATCATCCATCACGCCCTTGACCGGCTTCTTCGGGATCGCCTTCTCTCTATCAAGGCTGCTCCTCCACCTGCTCAATCACCCCTCCAATTCTATCTCTCCATCTACCGGCCTCCTTGA
- the LOC106435302 gene encoding zinc finger CCCH domain-containing protein 15, with protein sequence MENEIAPFTYSGSSAGMMNSHGESSGGVVAPSRFRDQLYQSSRSVMQQRREDMVNREALCYTRLHEASLEAEVLRLENAELRSLNLHLKKELDQLIRSSLRNRYDMAPPLRMLSIGGNNENQNPAGNQKRDVSDESPTSVIGNEDVNRSSLPKSISVRSSGYSKASQGGGGVSQSRGAIPKPGTCGQQLTTTQKVYVRGGKKEEAEEEEIEVEVYNQGMTKTELCNKWQETGACPYGDHCQFAHGIKELRPVIRHPRYKTEVCRMVLAGDICPYGHRCHFRHSLSDQEKLTAAGCTPNNKSSVKVVK encoded by the exons ATGGAAAACGAAATCGCGCCGTTTACTTACAGCGGCAGCTCCGCCGGGATGATGAACTCTCACGGAGAATCGTCCGGTGGCGTCGTCGCGCCTTCTCGCTTCCGCGACCAGCTCTACCAGTCCAGCCGCAGCGTTATGCAGCAGCGCCGCGAAGATATGGTGAACCGAGAGGCCTTGTGTTACACGCGCCTCCACGAGGCGTCTCTCGAAGCGGAAGTGCTCCGTCTGGAGAACGCCGAGCTCCGATCGCTGAATCTCCACCTCAAGAAAGAGCTCGACCAGCTCATCCGATCCTCTCTCCGCAACCGCTACGACATGGCTCCTCCGCTTCGGATGCTTTCCATCGGAGGGAATAACGAGAATCAGAACCCCGCGGGGAATCAGAAGCGTGACGTCAGCGACGAGAGTCCAACGAGCGTGATTGGGAATGAGGATGTGAACCGCTCTTCGCTGCCGAAGAGCATCTCCGTTAGATCCAGCGGTTACTCTAAGGCGAGCCAAGGAGGTGGTGGTGTCTCTCAGTCTCGTGGAGCCATACCTAAGCCTGGGACTTGTGGTCAACAACTCACTACCACG CAAAAGGTATATGTGCGAGGAgggaagaaagaagaagcagaggaggaggagatagAAGTGGAGGTGTATAACCAAGGGATGACAAAGACAGAGCTCTGCAACAAGTGGCAAGAGACGGGGGCATGCCCATATGGTGACCACTGCCAGTTCGCTCACGGTATTAAAGAACTACGCCCGGTGATCCGCCATCCTCGTTACAAGACTGAGGTTTGCAGAATGGTTCTTGCTGGTGATATCTGTCCTTATGGCCACCGTTGTCACTTCCGCCACTCGCTATCTGACCAAGAGAAGCTTACGGCTGCTGGTTGCACACCCAACAATAAGTCCTCCGTCAAGGTGGTCAAATGA